A genomic window from Bubalus bubalis isolate 160015118507 breed Murrah chromosome 13, NDDB_SH_1, whole genome shotgun sequence includes:
- the HMGB1 gene encoding high mobility group protein B1, which translates to MGKGDPKKPRGKMSSYAFFVQTCREEHKKKHPDASVNFSEFSKKCSERWKTMSAKEKGKFEDMAKADKARYEREMKTYIPPKGETKKKFKDPNAPKRPPSAFFLFCSEYRPKIKGEHPGLSIGDVAKKLGEMWNNTAADDKQPYEKKAAKLKEKYEKDIAAYRAKGKPDAAKKGVVKAEKSKKKKEEEEDEEDEEDEEEEEDEEDEEEEEDDDDE; encoded by the exons atggGCAAAGGAGATCCTAAGAAGCCGAGAGGCAAAATGTCATCATATGCATTCTTCGTGCAAACTTGCCGGGAGGAGCACAAGAAGAAGCACCCGGATGCTTCCGTCAACTTCTCAGAGTTTTCTAAGAAGTGCTCAGAGAGGTGGAAG accATGTCtgctaaagagaaaggaaaatttgaaGACATGGCAAAGGCGGACAAGGCCCgttatgaaagagaaatgaaaacttatattcCTCCTAAAggggaaacaaaaaagaagttcAAGGATCCCAATGCACCCAAGAGGCCTCC TTCggcctttttcttgttttgttctgAGTATCGTCCAAAAATCAAAGGCGAACATCCTGGCCTGTCTATTGGTGATGTTGCAAAGAAACTGGGAGAGATGTGGAATAACACTGCTGCGGATGACAAGCAGCCTTATGAGAAGAAGGCTGCTAAGCTGaaggaaaagtatgaaaag GATATTGCCGCATACCGAGCTAAAGGGAAGCCTGATGCAGCAAAAAAGGGAGTTGTCAAGGCtgaaaagagcaagaaaaagaaggaagaggaggaagatgaggaagatgaagaggatgaggaggaggaagaagatgaagaggatgaggaggaagaagaagatgatgatgatgaataa